The stretch of DNA TTAATCTCAATTTCGATGTCTTGTGTAggacacaaacaaaaaaaaccaaccaTTTTTAAACTGTTTAGAGCCAGAAGCAGTCTCATTCAATGTCGGCTCTTATGGCGTTATGCAGAGctcgagcttcttcttctttattcaaCACCATGATTCGTCCAGCATTTCGCTCTTTCTCCACAGGTTTGGTTGGTATACTCTTCTTAGGGTTTATTCTTGTTTCTAATGTTTCTCATTTGTTTGTGTGTATCATCAAGAAATGGGTCTTTTCATTAatagtttcttctcttctttaattatatgtatGATGCAGGTGCTTTTTAACTTTTACACACTCTCGATTATCGCTAGAAGTTGGATTAGGTGTTCTTCAATGAATTCTGGAATATAGGTTGTAAGATATAGTGTGTATCATTCATTTGCCTAGGCAGTATTGAGCAACAGAGTATTTTGTTAGCCACTTGTATTTtaagtgtgtgtttttttggaaTCAAGATGTTTTGGTTTCTGTCAAGGTGCAAAGCTCTTCTAAATGGATTAGGAACTAGATGGTACAACTTACTTCTCGACTCAGATTATGAACAAGTGTGTGTGAAACCGCAGTTACTTGTCTCTGTTAGAACTAATTAGATGATGACAGAATGAGAGCTTCTATCGTATCAGCTGTTCTTCCTAGTTATTCTTGCACCATTTAGTACCCTGAAACCATGGTATGATACTCTTTTGTTGGAAGAATTCACCATCATTACAACAAGGAGAAAATTTTATAACTAAGGATTAATTAAGCTTTGATCATTGGCTGCCTCAGAATTGCATCTAAAATGGTGAATTCAGTAACTTTATGGGACCTGGGTTTCTCTAGTCTGTATTATATGGTTTTCTTCTGTGATTAAGATTGAGCTCTGTTGAGTATATATACATCTTGAAAGTTACTTAATGACAGGATATGGAAATCCATAGTTTCAATGTAGCTTTGTGTCTTTGATTTGGGTGTGCTTTATTTTATGACTGACACTTTCAAGGCCTCTATATCTATCTGTTTCTATTGGACAGGTTTTGCTGAGGCGCAGAACAAATCATTGGTGGCGCAAATGAAAGAAGAGATGCTCCACATGGACATCAACTCAATGGTAGGCAGTTCCATGCCACTAGGTATGATGCGTATCGGAACAATCATCTACAACATCGAGGTGAACCCAGGGCAAGGCGCCAAGATGGTCCGAGCTGCAGGAACCAACGCCAAGATCCTAAAGGAGCATGCTTCAGGGAAATGCTTGCTGAAGCTTCCGTCAGGGGACACCAAGTGGATCAACGCCAGTTGCCGTGCTACGATTGGCACAGTGTCGAACCCGTCTAACGGAACCAAGAAGCTGAGGAAAGCAGGACAGAGTAGGTGGTTGGGGATAAGGCCCACAGTTAGAGGAATCGCCAAGAATCCGTGTGATCATCCACATGGTGGAGGTGAAGGAAAAAgcaaaagtagtggaagccgaGGTGGGACATCGGTTACTCCCTGGGGGAAACCGTGCAAAGGCGGTTACAAATCCGCTAgtgtcaagaagaagaagaagaagcgtttGGCTGCTGCAGCTGCcaaaatgtgaagaacaagttacgatctctcttcttcagattcttctttctttcaaacctctctctctctctcagggtTTTGTGAACGTCGTTATTGAATCTTTTAGGCTTTGATCAATTAAGAATAAATATGGTTTGAAGTATAAATGCAAATCCCAACACAAATCTGAATGTTTCTGACTGTTTCGTTACTTCGCAACTAAAATAATACTCAGGTGTTGGCTGCCTCAGAATTGCATTTCAAATGGTGAATTCAGTACATGTATTTACTTTATGGGACTTGGGTTTCTGTAGTCTCAATCTAGCTTTGTATACATCTTGAAAGTTACATAACGACCATAGTTTCAATCTAGCTTTGTGTCTTTGATTTGGGTGAGCTTTatagtttcctttttcttttctttttttctgcagTTATTGTTGTGATATATAGAAACTTCTAGTAGAAAACACAAAACGTAAAATAGGAAATAAATATGacataaaaaaaggaaaataataacaaGACCTAAAGTTTGACCATAGAAAaaaggctctctctctctctcttatctctcccaaacc from Camelina sativa cultivar DH55 chromosome 9, Cs, whole genome shotgun sequence encodes:
- the LOC109126559 gene encoding uncharacterized protein LOC109126559, encoding MSALMALCRARASSSLFNTMIRPAFRSFSTGFAEAQNKSLVAQMKEEMLHMDINSMVGSSMPLGMMRIGTIIYNIEVNPGQGAKMVRAAGTNAKILKEHASGKCLLKLPSGDTKWINASCRATIGTVSNPSNGTKKLRKAGQSRWLGIRPTVRGIAKNPCDHPHGGGEGKSKSSGSRGGTSVTPWGKPCKGGYKSASVKKKKKKRLAAAAAKM